One window of the Cryptomeria japonica chromosome 7, Sugi_1.0, whole genome shotgun sequence genome contains the following:
- the LOC131039820 gene encoding G-type lectin S-receptor-like serine/threonine-protein kinase SD2-5 yields the protein MQNSLPQNCTCKAAFFRYGIFGNSSSGYCYLESNVYSLQMNTPSDTFYNSSAYIKVKRISISKHANRSVKDIGIAVGCVFAVLFLVLGAWKAKSGKCNTGEKSDEREDEDASRNWPAGLTFRFSFKELENATNNFSTKLGSGGFGSVYEGVLSDGTKIAVKRLDRAGQGTKEFKAEVETVGSIHHLNLVRLKGFCAEKSHRMLVYEYLPNGSLEKWIFPNHSDQFVLDWKTRSKVVLHIARGLAYLHEECEQRIIHFDIKTQNILLDEHFNAKVSDFGLAKLTNREQSKVITMLRGTPGYMAPELLNMHITEKADIYSFGVMLVEIVSGKRSRELTEFRLFSVLQMKAEEGRLTDLLDSRLQDEADIVKEEATKMLGVGMLCIQDDFMSRPAMSTVTKALEGTVELGSFLFPSFAASNHSVPL from the coding sequence ATGCAAAACTCTTTGCCTCAAAACTGCACTTGCAAAGCTGCTTTTTTCAGGTATGGTATCTTTGGCAATAGTTCTAGTGGTTATTGTTATCTGGAGTCCAATGTCTACTCTCTGCAAATGAACACTCCAAGTGATACCTTTTACAATTCCAGTGCTTATATTAAAGTTAAGAGAATCTCCATCTCCAAGCACGCCAATCGCTCTGTTAAAGATATCGGTATTGCTGTTGGTTGCGTATTCGCTGTGCTGTTTCTCGTATTGGGGGCATGGAAGGCGAAATCTGGAAAATGCAATACAGGGGAGAAAAGTGATGAGCGTGAGGATGAGGACGCTTCTCGGAACTGGCCGGCTGGATTAACTTTTCGTTTCTCATTCAAGGAATTGGAAAATGCTACAAACAATTTCAGTACGAAGCTTGGCAGCGGGGGATTCGGATCTGTTTATGAAGGCGTTCTGTCTGATGGCACAAAGATTGCAGTGAAGCGGCTGGACAGAGCAGGGCAAGGAACAAAAGAGTTTAAAGCAGAGGTAGAAACGGTAGGCAGTATTCATCATCTTAATTTGGTAAGACTGAAAGGTTTTTGTGCTGAGAAATCCCATCGAATGCTCGTCTATGAGTATCTACCAAATGGGTCTCTTGAGAAATGGATATTTCCCAATCATTCAGATCAATTTGTGCTAGATTGGAAGACCAGATCCAAAGTAGTTCTTCATATAGCGCGGGGATTGGCCTACTTACATGAAGAGTGTGAACAGAGAATTATTCATTTCGacatcaaaacccaaaacattCTCCTGGATGAGCATTTCAATGCCAAGGTCTCAGATTTTGGGCTTGCAAAGTTGACTAACAGAGAGCAAAGTAAAGTGATAACTATGTTGAGAGGAACACCTGGTTATATGGCTCCTGAACTATTGAATATGCATATTACAGAGAAGGCAGATATATATAGCTTTGGTGTTATGTTGGTTGAAATTGTGAGCGGAAAAAGAAGCAGAGAGCTTACTGAGTTCCGCTTATTCTCGGTATTACAGATGAAAGCCGAAGAAGGGAGATTGACAGATTTGTTAGACTCAAGGCTTCAAGATGAAGCGGATATTGTAAAGGAAGAGGCAACCAAAATGTTAGGAGTGGGGATGTTGTGTATACAGGATGATTTTATGAGCAGGCCAGCGATGTCAACTGTAACAAAGGCATTGGAGGGGACGGTAGAGTTGGGCAGTTTCCTTTTTCCTTCGTTCGCTGCTTCGAACCACTCAGTCCCGCTCTGA
- the LOC131039835 gene encoding EP1-like glycoprotein 2: protein MVWTANRERLVQDNATLGLTSTGNLVLKDADGTLSFDHPTDTLLVGQKWEVGQKIFANISPTNTSQGFYYGSLNVDGFAMYTAPAPAQMYFRYPKEPTTVKIAYMQLDNESLNSYPVGYPSNPVTVGLSAPKNCLYYKIDSDGHLQFYSFQPRTGNSVTDYLTSFTSALTVCEYPRTCGDYGVCNDGQCSCPEEANVFAQINDSKPSSGCLPLSPLVCPETSTISSSLQDYELVGFK from the exons ATGGTCTGGACTGCAAACAGAGAGCGTTTAGTGCAAGACAACGCAACCCTTGGACTCACCTCAACTGGGAACCTTGTGTTGAAAGACGCAGATGGCACTCTG TCTTTCGACCATCCCACTGATACGCTCCTGGTAGGCCAGAAATGGGAGGTGGGACAGAAGATTTTTGCAAATATTTCTCCCACCAATACAAGTCAAGGGTTTTACTATGGATCCTTGAATGTGGACGGCTTTGCTATGTATACGGCCCCTGCGCCCGctcaaatgtattttaggtatcCAAAGGAACCCACAACGGTTAAAATTGCTTATATGCAGTTGGATAATGAGTCGCTCAATTCCTATCCTGTAGGGTATCCATCGAATCCGGTTACAGTGGGTCTTTCTGCACCTAAAAATTGCCTCTATTATAAGATTGATTCAGATGGGCATTTACAGTTTTATTCTTTCCAGCCAAGAACTGGAAATTCTGTAACTGACTATTTGACAAGCTTTACCAGTGCATTAACTGTCTGTGAGTATCCAAGAACTTGTGGGGACTATGGTGTCTGCAACGATGGTCAGTGCAGCTGTCCTGAAGAGGCCAATGTTTTTGCTCAGATTAATGACTCCAAACCCAGTTCGGGCTGTCTACCACTTAGTCCTCTCGTCTGTCCAGAGACATCTACAATTAGTAGCAGTCTACAAGATTATGAGTT AGTTGGTTTCAAGTGA